The following are from one region of the Halobacteriovorax vibrionivorans genome:
- a CDS encoding response regulator codes for MYDLKKFSFLIVDDMSTMRKIVKKLLRDLGADKFVEAVDGKDALKKIVENKGGPHEITFIISDWSMPNATGLDLLKTIRGSENFKEMPFVMVTAEQDVAQIQEAIASDVDGYVIKPFDSDSFKKRLSLALKKRFPQG; via the coding sequence ATGTACGATTTAAAGAAGTTCTCTTTCTTAATTGTGGACGACATGAGCACAATGAGAAAGATCGTTAAGAAGCTGTTGCGTGATCTAGGTGCTGACAAGTTTGTTGAGGCTGTTGATGGAAAAGATGCTTTAAAAAAGATTGTCGAAAACAAAGGTGGACCTCACGAAATCACATTTATTATCTCTGACTGGAGTATGCCAAATGCTACCGGACTTGATTTGTTAAAAACAATAAGAGGGAGTGAGAATTTCAAAGAAATGCCATTTGTTATGGTTACGGCCGAGCAAGATGTTGCCCAAATTCAAGAAGCTATCGCAAGTGACGTTGATGGATACGTAATCAAACCATTCGATTCAGATTCTTTTAAAAAGAGACTGTCGTTAGCACTGAAAAAAAGGTTTCCACAAGGATAA
- a CDS encoding methyl-accepting chemotaxis protein → MSKTKLSMSKKTILSFLGIFLMFGIGLGIAIYSFNGLVDSLTDTINKDLEKKDSFRIVAKNIVEQISYEKEFVITKDEFAAEQFHEFSNYNDDLIKKMKETKFDYSAEVDWPSIEKAYLAYKDNFKEIARHTKIEGDSKDGLRGELRSYAHNIEEHIKNYNLGDSFMVSLLTLRRYEKDFLLRRTEKYVKRAMAESQRIKDELVKRNYKKYIVDDFNKSIDGYVSTLKKLYDNQLELNRHMKLSQEYAGKMIVLIDGVVNLVDKRIEEKVAGIKVKENQVTYTVLGLFGVIALFAFGFQYNFSKSIKAIVDLSMRLRESSQVTAKSSTNMSMASSKVSSSVTEQASAIQETVATLNEISAMVNKSVESARTSTEKADESQKVAQEGKLAVNDMVNAIDQINGNNEDIMKEMSRSNEEIVKIVDVIKEISEKTNVINDIVFQTKLLSFNASVEAARAGEHGKGFAVVAEEVGNLAQMSGNAALEIEDLLGGSIKKVQSIVEETQRNVESLIKDAKSSVERGVDVSESCGRILDQVVGNVEAVTKLMAEISTASQEQAEGINNITVAMNQLDEVTHSNSTIAQETSGFADSLSEQTTILNNIVEELESEVLGGKVHVSQVSKDDLIDSIGTSSFEPEDTYQPTASHSVKTEEDFPSFEPEVVEEDSYEQVAIAETADDPVMEVSSEEYPSEDDDRFDKAV, encoded by the coding sequence ATGTCAAAGACAAAACTATCAATGAGTAAGAAAACAATTCTTAGTTTCTTAGGGATCTTTCTTATGTTTGGTATTGGTTTAGGTATTGCAATCTACTCTTTTAATGGGTTAGTTGACAGCCTTACCGATACAATCAATAAGGACCTTGAGAAAAAGGATTCATTCCGAATTGTGGCAAAGAATATCGTTGAACAAATCTCATATGAAAAAGAGTTTGTGATCACTAAAGATGAATTCGCAGCAGAACAATTTCATGAGTTTTCAAATTATAATGATGATTTGATTAAAAAAATGAAGGAAACAAAGTTTGATTATTCTGCTGAGGTTGACTGGCCATCAATAGAGAAAGCCTATTTAGCATATAAAGACAATTTCAAAGAAATTGCTAGGCATACTAAGATTGAAGGTGATTCTAAAGATGGGTTAAGAGGAGAGCTTAGAAGTTATGCTCACAACATCGAGGAGCATATTAAAAATTATAATTTGGGTGATTCCTTTATGGTTTCTCTCCTAACTCTAAGAAGATATGAAAAAGATTTTCTCCTTAGAAGAACTGAGAAATATGTTAAGCGTGCAATGGCCGAGTCACAAAGAATCAAAGATGAGCTAGTTAAGAGAAATTATAAGAAATATATTGTTGATGACTTTAATAAATCTATAGATGGTTATGTAAGTACATTAAAAAAATTATATGATAATCAGCTTGAATTAAATCGTCATATGAAGTTATCACAAGAATATGCTGGTAAGATGATTGTTTTAATTGATGGTGTAGTAAATCTTGTGGATAAGAGAATTGAAGAAAAAGTTGCTGGGATTAAGGTTAAAGAAAATCAAGTCACTTATACTGTTTTAGGTTTATTTGGGGTTATTGCACTATTTGCATTTGGTTTCCAATATAACTTCTCTAAATCAATTAAGGCTATTGTTGATCTAAGTATGAGATTAAGAGAGTCATCACAAGTAACTGCAAAATCGAGTACTAATATGTCGATGGCCTCATCTAAAGTTTCGTCTTCTGTAACGGAGCAAGCAAGTGCTATTCAGGAAACTGTTGCAACATTAAATGAAATCTCAGCAATGGTAAATAAGAGTGTTGAGAGTGCAAGAACATCGACTGAAAAAGCTGATGAGTCTCAAAAGGTTGCTCAGGAAGGTAAGCTTGCCGTAAATGATATGGTAAATGCTATTGATCAAATCAACGGAAATAATGAAGATATCATGAAAGAAATGAGCCGTAGTAACGAAGAGATCGTTAAGATCGTTGACGTTATTAAGGAAATTTCAGAGAAAACAAATGTTATTAACGATATTGTTTTCCAAACAAAGCTATTATCTTTTAATGCCTCTGTTGAAGCGGCTAGGGCCGGTGAACATGGGAAGGGATTTGCTGTTGTTGCTGAAGAGGTCGGTAATCTCGCTCAAATGAGTGGAAACGCTGCACTTGAGATTGAGGATCTACTTGGTGGATCAATTAAGAAAGTACAATCCATTGTAGAAGAGACACAACGAAATGTTGAATCACTTATTAAAGATGCAAAATCTAGTGTTGAAAGAGGTGTAGACGTATCTGAAAGTTGTGGGCGAATTCTTGACCAGGTTGTTGGTAATGTTGAAGCTGTTACTAAGTTAATGGCCGAAATCTCTACAGCATCTCAAGAACAAGCAGAAGGTATTAATAATATCACTGTAGCAATGAATCAGTTAGATGAAGTTACTCATTCTAATTCAACGATTGCTCAAGAGACGTCTGGGTTTGCAGATAGCTTATCTGAACAGACTACTATCTTAAATAATATTGTTGAAGAACTAGAAAGTGAAGTACTTGGAGGCAAAGTTCATGTAAGCCAAGTATCAAAGGATGATTTAATTGATTCTATTGGAACGTCTAGTTTTGAACCAGAAGATACTTATCAGCCAACAGCAAGTCACTCTGTAAAAACAGAGGAAGACTTTCCAAGCTTTGAGCCAGAGGTTGTTGAAGAAGATAGTTATGAACAAGTAGCTATTGCCGAAACAGCAGATGATCCTGTTATGGAAGTATCAAGTGAAGAATATCCTAGTGAAGATGATGATCGATTTGATAAAGCGGTTTAA
- the scpB gene encoding SMC-Scp complex subunit ScpB, protein MMENNTMNEDLNLEFVSTDEEMLEELEMALMPSDDDLEYPEEYLKLESDFADEKLQEDKLWKARTGLNEETICGAIETIVFMSDKPVPLMKIKALIDDDIPLRVVHEAISRLQEEYELKHHGIRLQEVANGYQFRTKATFSKYVQDLFKINELVLSPTALEVLAIIAYKQPVSKIEVEKIRGVDSSHIVRGLMDKRLVKVAGRSDEVGRPVLYGTTPEFLEVFNLANIDQLPPEHELSEIATQGVGKIEDIKTLVNADLKSRFDQDEIEELDNIAASIKSIDSETAFTKSLRVQERKRKKGEGDEVSLTAFDLLEQHLDNSLVTGANKESASSEIFTAITCPEVIEDLSKGPFNVPEEEEDDFEMIDLDSGEVIKDEPIEFEDNNEDESEIEAQEVEAQDSVNEALSEVAEAILTPELTEKKVEEVEEIAIIDETKTDNEANELAQALDDAFSKLFGGETSLPQDEMAVDLDDSINETTQNLINGARDLDLDLDFLNNKDLEDSDSRPE, encoded by the coding sequence ATGATGGAAAACAACACAATGAATGAAGATTTAAACTTAGAGTTTGTATCGACAGATGAAGAGATGCTTGAAGAGCTTGAGATGGCCCTTATGCCTTCAGATGATGATCTTGAGTATCCAGAAGAATACTTAAAATTAGAGTCAGACTTTGCAGATGAAAAACTTCAAGAAGATAAGCTTTGGAAGGCGAGAACTGGCCTTAACGAAGAGACAATTTGTGGTGCAATTGAAACAATTGTTTTCATGAGCGATAAGCCTGTTCCATTAATGAAGATTAAGGCTCTAATTGATGATGATATTCCTCTGAGAGTAGTTCACGAAGCAATTTCAAGACTTCAGGAAGAATACGAGTTAAAGCATCATGGTATCCGACTGCAAGAAGTTGCTAATGGTTATCAATTTAGAACGAAAGCAACTTTCTCTAAATATGTTCAAGATTTATTTAAAATTAACGAGCTTGTTTTATCTCCAACAGCTCTTGAAGTACTCGCTATTATTGCTTATAAGCAGCCAGTTTCAAAAATTGAAGTTGAAAAGATCCGTGGTGTTGATAGTTCGCATATTGTGCGCGGACTTATGGATAAGAGACTTGTTAAAGTTGCAGGACGCTCTGATGAAGTCGGTAGACCAGTTCTTTATGGAACGACTCCAGAGTTTTTAGAAGTATTTAATCTTGCAAATATTGATCAACTACCACCTGAGCACGAGCTATCTGAAATTGCTACTCAAGGTGTGGGGAAAATTGAAGATATTAAAACTCTTGTTAATGCTGACCTTAAGTCGCGCTTTGACCAAGATGAAATTGAAGAACTTGATAATATTGCAGCATCAATTAAGTCGATTGATTCTGAAACAGCATTTACAAAATCACTTAGAGTTCAAGAAAGAAAACGTAAGAAAGGGGAAGGAGATGAAGTATCTCTAACTGCCTTTGACCTACTTGAGCAACATCTTGATAATTCTCTAGTTACTGGTGCTAATAAAGAGTCAGCTAGCTCTGAAATATTCACGGCCATTACTTGTCCTGAAGTTATTGAAGATCTTTCTAAAGGTCCATTTAATGTACCTGAAGAAGAGGAAGATGACTTTGAAATGATCGATCTAGATTCTGGTGAAGTCATAAAAGATGAGCCAATAGAGTTTGAAGATAATAATGAAGATGAGTCTGAGATTGAGGCACAAGAAGTTGAAGCTCAAGATTCTGTTAATGAGGCCCTTAGTGAAGTGGCCGAAGCAATCTTAACTCCTGAATTAACTGAGAAGAAAGTTGAGGAAGTTGAAGAAATTGCAATTATTGATGAAACGAAAACGGACAATGAAGCCAATGAGCTGGCCCAGGCCCTTGATGATGCTTTCTCTAAACTTTTTGGTGGAGAGACTTCACTACCTCAAGATGAGATGGCCGTTGACCTTGATGATAGCATCAATGAAACAACTCAGAATTTAATTAATGGGGCCCGTGATTTGGATCTGGACCTTGATTTCTTAAATAACAAGGACTTAGAAGATTCAGACTCACGTCCTGAGTAA
- a CDS encoding pseudouridine synthase, with protein sequence MSKLVRLQKFIADCGITSRRKAEDLIVQGRVKVNGITIRELGTKVAPEVDAVVVDGKAADLGAVEKIYMVMNKPRGVMTTVNDPEGRKTVIDLCKEISERIYPVGRLDYLSEGLLLMTNDGDFANLVIHPSSDLTKVYEVKIFGAVNEFLLKKLRAGVYIDGVMTKPKAVRVIKQLETKTWLEFRITEGKNREIRRMCEGAGLTVDKLKRVAIGGLTVDGIAPGSYRLVSKKSLLAAIGIDNVGNKTAKAVEYISSKKSVNLKKKGHQNCTAADDKAFTKFRKETYYKSLTDIAETKKAKEKEIRRQAWEEKEAAHKKRQEKKKARIAKKELNEKPVHVEFVK encoded by the coding sequence ATGTCTAAACTAGTACGTTTACAAAAATTTATTGCTGATTGTGGAATTACTTCACGTAGGAAGGCCGAAGATTTAATTGTTCAAGGTCGTGTGAAAGTTAATGGAATCACAATTAGAGAATTAGGAACAAAAGTAGCACCTGAAGTTGATGCGGTCGTAGTTGACGGTAAAGCAGCTGATCTTGGTGCTGTTGAAAAAATCTATATGGTTATGAATAAGCCTCGTGGTGTTATGACAACTGTTAATGACCCAGAAGGTAGAAAGACTGTTATTGATCTTTGTAAAGAGATCAGTGAAAGGATCTATCCTGTAGGTCGCCTCGATTACCTTTCAGAAGGTCTGCTTCTCATGACAAATGATGGTGATTTTGCAAACCTTGTTATTCACCCAAGTTCAGATTTAACTAAAGTCTATGAAGTTAAAATCTTTGGTGCTGTTAATGAATTCCTTCTTAAGAAATTAAGAGCTGGTGTTTATATTGATGGTGTTATGACAAAACCTAAGGCGGTTCGAGTTATTAAGCAACTTGAAACAAAGACTTGGTTAGAGTTTAGAATTACTGAAGGGAAGAATCGTGAGATTCGTCGTATGTGTGAAGGTGCGGGACTTACTGTTGATAAACTAAAGCGTGTTGCAATTGGTGGGCTAACAGTTGATGGAATTGCTCCAGGTTCATATCGTTTAGTTTCAAAGAAGAGTCTTCTTGCAGCTATTGGTATCGATAACGTTGGTAATAAAACGGCAAAAGCTGTTGAATATATTTCAAGTAAAAAATCAGTAAACCTTAAAAAGAAAGGTCATCAAAACTGTACTGCAGCTGATGATAAGGCCTTCACTAAATTCAGAAAAGAAACATATTACAAATCATTAACTGATATTGCTGAGACTAAGAAGGCGAAAGAGAAAGAGATTCGTCGTCAAGCTTGGGAAGAAAAAGAAGCTGCTCATAAGAAGAGACAGGAAAAGAAGAAGGCTAGAATTGCTAAGAAAGAGCTTAATGAAAAACCAGTTCACGTTGAATTTGTTAAATAA
- a CDS encoding chemotaxis protein CheA, producing the protein MDEFELELKMDFLEEAIQLLEDCEESFLELESGVENPDDHVDKIFRLAHNLKGTSRAVEFSDVAEFTHEMEELILKVKKGEVEISADVIDVFLKCSDHLNHMIVGLREDIEARFESDEIIELIKSVGSADFEHEELKISNLPEESEDFNEEVVAEDDSHESEDSDDLEEEELEEIFASDEDGEDEEALATRPSNDDISDLDRLLYGDAAGEEVDLIAPVSAVKPQENVIPIESVKKEESAKKEEKKAEQKVEPKQAAAAPKKPAKPEETIRIGVSRVEKLNNYVGELVILQTVLSECDDLVIDDHVRKSVSHLAKITKEIQDISMKMRMVPLKTTFSKLQRIVRDTSKALGKKVNLNIVGEDTEVDKNILEQLSDPLVHIVRNAVDHGLEATSDDRLAVGKSEKGEIQIKAYHEGNSLVIEVNDDGKGIDPAVIRNKAIEKGIIKSTDKIADQDAINLIFAPGFSTKEAVSEISGRGVGMDVVKRNIQDISGAVEVKSVLGSGSVFRIKLPLTMAIIEGMVTRVGSENYVVPLNLIHETLSVTEENYRKVNNVGGCVVLRGQVMPAFRLSKLLGHKPQEDNKNEIALVVRTEDMDFVIIVDDVLRRQQVVIKSLGNDIKNTQGFMGSSILGNGKPALILDLKELVVDKVAKVKNKSSIRNVA; encoded by the coding sequence ATGGATGAGTTTGAATTAGAATTAAAAATGGATTTCCTTGAAGAGGCAATTCAGCTTCTAGAAGACTGTGAGGAATCTTTCCTTGAACTTGAGTCAGGTGTTGAAAACCCTGATGATCATGTTGATAAGATTTTCCGTCTTGCTCACAACCTTAAGGGGACTTCAAGGGCCGTTGAGTTTAGTGATGTGGCAGAGTTCACACACGAAATGGAAGAGTTGATTTTAAAAGTTAAGAAAGGAGAGGTGGAAATCTCTGCTGATGTAATTGATGTCTTTCTTAAATGTTCTGACCATTTAAATCATATGATCGTAGGCCTTAGAGAAGATATTGAGGCCCGTTTTGAATCCGATGAAATTATTGAACTTATCAAATCCGTAGGTAGTGCTGACTTTGAGCATGAGGAATTAAAAATATCAAATCTTCCTGAGGAGTCTGAAGACTTTAACGAGGAAGTCGTTGCTGAAGATGATTCGCATGAGTCTGAGGACTCTGATGATCTTGAGGAAGAAGAGTTAGAAGAGATTTTTGCTAGTGATGAAGATGGTGAAGATGAGGAAGCGCTAGCAACTCGTCCAAGTAATGACGATATCAGCGATCTAGACCGCCTCTTATATGGTGATGCCGCTGGTGAAGAAGTGGACTTAATAGCACCTGTTAGTGCAGTGAAGCCGCAAGAAAATGTTATTCCTATTGAGTCTGTAAAGAAAGAAGAGTCAGCTAAAAAAGAAGAGAAGAAAGCAGAACAAAAGGTAGAGCCAAAACAGGCTGCTGCAGCTCCTAAAAAACCAGCTAAGCCAGAAGAAACAATTCGAATTGGTGTTAGCCGAGTTGAAAAATTAAATAACTATGTTGGAGAGCTTGTTATTCTTCAAACAGTACTTAGTGAATGTGATGATCTAGTTATTGATGATCATGTACGTAAGAGTGTGAGCCACTTAGCAAAAATCACAAAAGAAATTCAAGATATCTCTATGAAGATGAGAATGGTTCCATTAAAGACGACATTCTCAAAACTACAAAGAATTGTAAGAGATACATCAAAGGCCCTTGGAAAAAAAGTAAATTTAAATATTGTTGGAGAGGACACTGAAGTTGATAAGAATATCTTAGAGCAACTTTCTGACCCTCTTGTCCACATCGTTAGAAATGCTGTTGACCACGGGCTTGAAGCAACTAGCGACGATCGCCTTGCTGTCGGTAAATCTGAAAAAGGTGAAATCCAAATTAAAGCATATCACGAGGGTAATAGTCTTGTGATTGAAGTTAATGATGATGGAAAGGGAATTGACCCGGCCGTTATCAGAAATAAAGCAATTGAAAAAGGTATTATTAAAAGCACCGATAAAATTGCAGATCAAGATGCCATAAATCTAATTTTTGCTCCAGGATTCTCTACTAAAGAAGCAGTAAGTGAGATTTCAGGACGTGGTGTTGGAATGGATGTTGTTAAAAGAAATATCCAAGACATCTCTGGTGCTGTTGAAGTTAAGTCCGTATTAGGAAGTGGTTCTGTTTTTAGAATTAAACTACCACTTACAATGGCAATTATTGAAGGAATGGTAACGAGAGTTGGTAGTGAAAACTACGTCGTTCCACTTAATTTAATCCATGAGACTTTATCTGTAACAGAAGAAAATTATCGCAAGGTAAATAATGTTGGTGGTTGTGTTGTTCTTAGAGGACAAGTAATGCCTGCCTTCAGATTAAGTAAGTTACTAGGACATAAGCCACAAGAAGATAATAAGAATGAAATTGCTCTTGTTGTTAGAACAGAAGATATGGACTTCGTTATAATTGTAGATGATGTTCTAAGAAGACAACAAGTTGTTATTAAAAGTTTAGGTAATGACATAAAAAATACGCAAGGCTTTATGGGAAGCTCTATCTTGGGTAATGGTAAGCCAGCTTTAATCTTAGATCTAAAAGAATTAGTGGTTGATAAAGTCGCAAAAGTAAAAAATAAAAGTTCAATAAGAAACGTCGCTTAA
- a CDS encoding chemotaxis protein CheX produces MGMVERITKNHFSVLVFSGDIDQDCVKSLAMIFDAILEDEKDKLIILDFKKVEYISPNIYNEIFRLFSSAQERKILIYTINAKPKLVRELKSDFVDQKFNFTDSITSKLEELNLKKKRIVLDVNFVNPFIQAAIDTFGVQANLKVLPGKVSKAKDFESYEIGIIGSIDIQNEAFEGRLLICFPDAVFISIYNAIFGEEYMELNEDVKDAIAEFTNITLGQAKATLNQNKGIVIDRAIPSVLLRENFDEIELNKYESLMIPLATKMGSFYIYILLGVNE; encoded by the coding sequence ATGGGCATGGTAGAGAGGATTACCAAAAACCACTTTTCCGTATTAGTCTTTTCGGGAGATATCGATCAGGATTGTGTTAAGTCACTTGCAATGATCTTTGATGCTATTTTAGAAGATGAAAAGGATAAGTTGATTATACTAGACTTCAAAAAAGTCGAGTATATCTCACCAAATATTTATAATGAGATTTTTAGGTTATTTTCTTCTGCGCAGGAAAGAAAGATCTTAATTTATACAATCAATGCAAAGCCAAAGCTAGTTAGAGAATTAAAGAGTGATTTCGTTGATCAGAAATTCAATTTTACAGACTCAATTACTAGTAAGTTAGAAGAACTTAATCTTAAAAAGAAGAGAATTGTTCTTGATGTAAACTTTGTAAACCCATTTATTCAAGCAGCTATTGATACTTTTGGAGTTCAGGCAAATTTGAAGGTTTTACCTGGGAAAGTCTCTAAGGCCAAGGACTTTGAAAGTTATGAAATAGGAATAATTGGATCAATTGATATTCAAAATGAGGCGTTTGAAGGAAGATTACTGATTTGTTTTCCCGATGCTGTATTCATTAGTATTTATAATGCCATTTTTGGTGAAGAGTATATGGAACTTAATGAAGATGTGAAGGACGCTATTGCTGAATTCACAAATATTACTCTTGGGCAGGCCAAGGCCACACTAAATCAAAATAAAGGAATTGTCATAGACCGAGCGATACCGTCAGTTTTACTGAGAGAGAACTTTGATGAGATCGAATTAAACAAATATGAATCACTAATGATCCCTTTAGCAACTAAAATGGGTTCATTTTATATTTATATTCTCCTAGGTGTTAACGAATAG
- a CDS encoding chemotaxis protein CheW, with the protein MEKEMTDVTQRYLEFKLGEEHYAIPLLQVRELISLPETTSVPFSPKYYVGIMNLRGQVISIIDMRTRLGVQPSESNEEAVIIVEFGELCLGIVVDNICKVLPVDEDKIQEVASIETKKRDRLNRVYRHSETDTLIQLVELESILNIDELTGLAKKAA; encoded by the coding sequence ATGGAAAAAGAAATGACAGATGTAACACAAAGATACTTAGAATTTAAACTTGGAGAAGAGCACTACGCAATTCCTCTGTTACAAGTTAGAGAGTTAATCTCTTTACCAGAGACGACTAGTGTACCATTTAGTCCAAAGTATTATGTAGGTATTATGAATCTTAGAGGTCAAGTTATCTCTATTATTGATATGCGTACAAGACTTGGTGTACAGCCTTCAGAGTCAAATGAAGAGGCCGTAATTATCGTAGAGTTTGGAGAATTATGCCTTGGAATAGTTGTGGATAATATTTGTAAAGTTCTTCCTGTTGATGAGGATAAAATTCAAGAAGTTGCATCAATTGAAACGAAGAAACGAGATCGTCTAAATCGCGTTTATCGACATAGTGAAACAGATACTCTTATTCAGCTTGTTGAACTGGAGTCAATTCTAAACATTGACGAATTAACTGGCTTAGCAAAAAAAGCAGCTTAA